Genomic window (Gadus morhua chromosome 3, gadMor3.0, whole genome shotgun sequence):
GTTGCGGTCCAAGGAAGAGGTCTTCCACAGGTCGTGTTTCCTCGACGCCTCGCTATCCTGAGATGACTCtgcatacaaataaaataaacatttgtccACTTCCAGTTTAATGTAGTGGACTGATCTCTCACACACTTTGAACGGCACATTATAATAATTTGTCTGTTTATAAACTTGTGCGCGCTGAATTTCATGGGAACGTTTGGAGCACAGCTAATTAAAACAGGCCTAATACATTACAGAATAACTCCTTAACTCTCTTGTTTTATCCATAATTCACCTCAATAACACTCGCATACGTAAACAGTAATACACACTATCCTGCCTCCATACTACACCATCCTCCATATACACCATTGTACACCATCAAATCTACACCATCCAATCTACATCACCACGTATACATCATCAAATCGACACCGTAAAATCTACTGACCCTGGAAGAAATGGAGCTTTGATTTGTGCTGATCTTCGTTGGTAGTGGTGGGTCTCTGGATGTGGGGCTCTGCGTGTGCAGCCCTTCCCAGGGTCTGGTGGTTGGGCTGGGCCGGTCTGGAGCCCTCCTCCTCTGGAGCCGGGCGGGGCGGCTTGGCCAGGCCAGAAGGATTAAGGGGCGTCGCAGTCTCATCCAGAATCCTCCGTTCCTGGAGAGGAGTAAAGCAGCAGATCCTCTGTgagcacaggtgtgtgtgggtgggtgtgtgactCATGCATGTTGGTGGGTGTCTGAGTCTTTGcatgggtgtgggtgggtgtgtgagtctatgcatgggtgtgcatgtgcgtttttCTGTGCTGTACCTCTTCGttgtgtctcctctcctcctcctccacctctttttgaGCTCTTTCCCACTCCCCCTTCAGTTTCTCTTGTTCTTTCTGGTACTGCTCCTGCATAGAGGCATGATACCAGTtaatacagccacacacacaaacacccacgcaaacacaaacccacgcacatgcatgtacacaaacaaaccatgTAGATCAtatatagcacacacacactttctctgacacacacccacacatgttctctctttccctctcacacacacacaccatctctctctctctctctctctctctctctctctctctctctctctctctctctctctctctctctctctctctctctctctctctctctctctctctctctctctctctctctctctctctctctctctctctctctctctctctctctctctctctctctcagtcattCGGTGGTACCAGGTCAGCCTTTTTCTCGGCCATCTGGTCGCGACATGCACCAGGCCATGCGTGCTCACAGCCCACTTTCCCGCCGTCTACCTGAAGGAGGCGCTCCTGCTCCCGCTGCCACCTCTCCTGCCGCTTACGCTCCTCATTGGGGTCCCAGACCCAGTGATTAACACGCTTAGCCAAGTTCAACATGGGGGTCTCAATCTACCCACGCCcagccatacacacagacacacacacagaggcaaacaGGACGAAGCACAGTAggaaaaaggaggaggaaggaagagatagagagagagagatagagagagagagagagagagagagagagagagagagagagagagagagagagagagagagagagagagagagagggagagagacactgcaAGTGACTAGGGGAACAAGACAGGAAGGGTCAGGTCAAGAAGGACATGAtggaaaacaaatatatagagAGGGTTTTATTCTGAGCATCGACTTACAGTTGAGCTGCTCTCTTGGATGCCCTCTgttggaaaataaacacatGCCAAATTATTCCATTTTTATGAGAAGTATTATAACAATACTACTTTGAAATGCAATTGCTGTCAATTGTAACAGGGCATTTAAGGAGATTCCTCTGTACCTGATATAGTTGGAGAATACATCTGCCCGTTGGTGGGTAATGGTGATATTGGTGATAATGAGGATAATGGTGATAAGGGTGATAATGGTGTAAATGGGGATAATGGTGTCAATGGCAATGATGAAGGTAATGGTAGAGCAGCTGGTgcaggctctctctcttctgttgaTGAGTCAAACCGCTCCGTGGTGCCATTGACCTGGATCAACAACAAAGAAACGCACAAACCGTGGAAAACAATTGGCAATCGATCTGCAGATGCATAATTAATAGGGATGTAGAAATGTACCTTTCGATAAAAACAAAGGTAATGCATAGGCAATTGTTACTGCTTTCAGACTCTGGCTTTTGAACATCGAAtgaaccgcacacacacacacacacacacacacacacacacacacacacacacacacacacacacacacacacacacacacacacacacacacacacacacacacacacacacacacacacacacacacacacacatttaaatgctGGCAGTCGTAATGTTCTTCTGAATGCCAATGCCAGGGAAGAGTCATTATTTAACCTAATGAACCTTCAAACTAAATCCATTGTTTCCTGTTTATCGCATCCTTAAGTGTTAAAACCTCAGGCACATCTTGGTTGTTGAAATGTCGATGTATCTATAGGTCCCCTCCACCTACCGATCCATCAGTATCGGTCTCCATGGCGATGGTCTCCACTACAGTCTGCGTGAGCTCCGTCACaatagtggtggtgatgatgcaGTTCCTTCCTCCAATCAGAGCGCTCATGGCCGACCCGGAATGGGAGCCTCGGCTCTCGGTTGTCGGCTGGTCTGAAGCGGTTCTCTGGCTGTCTGCTGCTGTCTGCTCTGAAGCAGGGTCTTCCTTCTCTTTATGTGGGGACAGTGGGGGAGAGAAGGTGGCAGGCTTCTCCCCCTCCCGCTTTGGGGAaagtgggggagagaaggaggggacaggttcctccttctcctgctttggggacagtgggggagagaaggaggggacaggttcctccttctcctgctttggggacagtgggggagagaaggaggggacaggttcctctttctcccgctttggggacagtgggggagagaaggaggagacagtgTCCTGCCTATCCTGCTCTGGGGACtgtgggggagagaaggaggagacagtgTCCTGCTTCTCCTGCTCTGGGGACtgtgggggagagaaggaggaggcagcGACCTCCTTTTCCTTATGTGGGGACTGTGGGGGAGAGAAGGTGGCAGGCTTCTGCACCGCCGGCTTCGGGGAgtgtggaggagagaaggaggagacaggTTCCTTCTTTTCCTCTTGAGACGAAAGAGGTGTAGAAGAGGGAGCCggctctttcttctcctctgtggagggtggaggagagacagaggcaggctcctctttctcctgctTTGGGGACtgtgggggagagaaggaggcagtatcctcctttttctcctccGTGGAGTGTGGAGGTGAGACGGAGGAAGCAGGATTCTCCATGAgagtagaggtggaggaggcaggggtGGACGACAATTTAGACTCCTCTTTCACGTTTCCATTCACTCGCACAAGGCCGTCCAACTAAAAAGGATATAAAGAAGATGAGTGAGTAAGTCAGTACGTCCGTCAGTCAGTAGGTAACTATCTAACTAACTGAGTAAATCAGTAACTAACTCAGTAATACACAAGAAACAGAAAGCCTGTATGACTACGCAGTGCATTAGAAAACCTTCGACAATATATCTTTGACCTTTTTTACAAAAGTAGAGCCAACCTCACAGGAACCAATCCGCGGTCCCATTCTTACCAGAACAGACTTGCGAGCGCTGTGGCTGCTCCCGGGAAGGCAGTAGGGTTTGGCTGTGAGCAGGGGCACGGGTTTGGACGGCGGGTAGGGTGTAGGGGAGACATGGTGGACGCGTACAGTCTTTGCAGATTCTAGATCTTCCCTCGCCGGTTGAGGCCGGAACCCTTTGGTTTGTCCCGGCTGGGCCTCTCCGGTGCCCGGCGGCGTGTGTGGTGTCCCCCTGGGCTCTCCCTGGGGGGGCTGATGCGGTCGTAGTTCTGAAGGCGCCGGTCGCGGCGGCAGAGACGGTCGGGGCCGACCGACATGGCCGGTCGAGGAGCCCGGTGGGGTCGGGGAGGACCGGGCCTCCgggaccccctcctccccttcgtTCTCCTGGGGTGTCGGGTGCTGCTCCGTCATCCGAGCGGGATCCGGTCGGAGGTGCGGAGGTTCCGGGGTCtcagagggagggtgtgtgcTCTGCGGTGGGGGGTGGGGCTCCCGGTCCTTCTGGTCCGGGTCAGCGGGCGTGGTGTTCGGGGAGGTGGATCGGGGCAGCTTCAGGCTGTCCAGGGTGGCGTCGCTGATGGTGAAGCGAAGGGCGTAGCGCTGAAGCACCATGGCGGCCTCCTCTGGGGTCTGAGCTCTCCGGTAGGACTCACACAGGTCTATCTCCCGCTTCTCCCTGGAGacacgggggcggggggggggaggaggtagaaTAACATCACGACAGAGGAGGCATACGATAGGGTAAGGGAGTGACAATAATTGTATTGACAACTAACTTTTCAGGGTTTAGTTAAAATTTTTATACATTTCAACTTCTGTTCAAGTCCTCTGGGAAAATCTTGtaaaacataaacaaataacagaaatacttaatacattaatgaattaTGATTGATAAATCAAAGTGCTCGGCTCGACCAGCCCTCAAACGAGGTCAGTCCCTGTCGACACTTTATAATCCCTGGATTTAAAAAGACACTCTAATGGTGGCGACCAATCCAATCAGTTTGATGTACTTCAATATGTTTGTGCTTACTTCTCCTCCACAATCTCTTTGTAGGTCTTGATGCTCTTCCGCTTGCCGCTCTCCACCCCGTTCTCCTTCATCCTCTTCTcgatcctcttcctctcctcctccttcttgatCAGCTCCTGGGAGGCGCTGCGGCGGCGGTTCTTCCAGCGGGCCAGATTCTACCGTCAAGACAGACATGACCTTATTACAGTCTAAAAATAACATCACAATCCCATTGGGAATGCAATGCATCACATCGGTACCTATGATAACTAGACCTATATGTATACATTGACTGTATAGGAGATACTTATGAACCAAAGCGACTTAGGAGTGACTTCAACAACAGAGGTAACATCCTGCTCAAAAACGCCTCCAGTTAGACTCTGGACATTGGGGATTTAAACACCTCTAGCCACTCCACACTATCCTCTTCTTCCTATAGACTAAGCGGGCTAAAGAGGGACGCTAAAGgcctccttctctcccacaTCCTCAGAACAACCACATCCATTCTTACGTCCTGCCaaccgtcgtcctcctcctcgaaGTTGTGTAGCGTCTCGTGCGTCCGCTCGAAGCGGGACTGGTTCAGCGGGGGCACGGACCCCatggcctcctcctccgtcgGCATGTCACCCATACTCATGCTCCTacgggaggggcggggggcacAGGTGGTTAGGATGCAGTGTACTGTATGTTTCAAGCGTCTTTTCGCCTCTTTGGCGGGTTCTACTCTCCAGGATGAACTGGCTCTACAAAGCCGGGAATAACTACGGCTACTCCAACACATGCGGGCTGCTTGACCGTTTGTTTTGATGGAGACAACCGGAATGATGATCGGAACGGTGAAGGGgtgagacggacacacacacagttacacacaccgGCTGTGCGCTGCAGCTGGTAACGTGATCTCAGCTCGATAACCGTTGTGTGTAAGGACATGCTGTAGGTGGTTTGTCACAACTTGCAAATAGGGAACAATACAAAAAGCTATGTTGAAGTAATGGCTAGCTATGAACAACATGGGGGTGATACATACATGTAGGACATGTGTATGATCACAAATGCATATTGtccatgcacacataaatgcacaaatgGCCATGCTTCGATGTTCCCATGCTACTGTGAGACTTACTCTTTGTCATCAGACCTATAAGCAACCCGTCGACTCATCCTAAAAATAACAACAGACAAAGATAAACGGGAGTGTAacagaattgtgtgtgtgtgtgtgtgtgtgtgtgtgtgtgtgtgtgtgtgtgtgtgtgtgtgtgtgtgtgtgtgtgtgtgtgcgtgcttgtgtgcgtgcgtgtgtgtgtgtgtattccagaAAGAGGGAAATGTGTTTCTCATAGGTCATCAAATGCTGTCAGGCCCTCATTTGCATTTCTTTCGTAAAGCGACAATCCAATAAACACAGTTCAGCAGAGCGCTACGGCTAAGGATACCATTAGCATCAGGTCTGAGGAGAAGGACGGCAAACTCAGGTGCCCGTGGCCGCATGCAATGACTTTGCACATTTTGCTGTTCATCTCACATCATCGGGGGCAGatcatcctcctccatccactGCGGTCCGCGGGGCTCCCCCCCATTGCTACGCATTTCCACGGCCCCTCgtttcacctcctccacctcggtcacccccgcctccccctcagAGCTCTGCCGGCCCCCCGGGGACCCCACACCCTGAGGAGCCCCAGCAGGAGGGCCTGCCGGGGGGGTGGCGGTTTGACGGGCGAGGGGGGCGGAGGCATTAGGAAGCGTCGCGTCTCTTTCTCgacgtctctctttcttttcctccccctctttctcccgctcctcttcctcccccccggCCCGTGTGGGCAATCTGCCGGGGGCTTTCTGAGGAGGTATGATTGGATCTTCTACTGACTCAGCAGCCATTCTGCTGAGAGAGCGCCGGAGTTAACAAGTCGCCGGTTACCAGGGGCAACGCAGCAGAGACTGGGACACGAgcaaaacacataaaaacaacaaGCCGTGCTCCCGCTGCAGCTCATTAACCGTGCCGGTTAAGGCGGAGAAGGGCCGTGAAATCCCAGATTAGTTCACACAGAGAGAAGGGTTACATCAAACAGCAAGCTCCAGGATTCTGTTCCACGACCACGATAAACAACCGACTTTCTTCTGTGTTAGTCCATGTCgccatgtgtgcatgcattcccATACGTCCTATTGCAGGCACAAACCAAGCGTACGAGGCCAGACGACGCAAAtacctgtctctgtttctcttctctGCTGTTTTCAGTCTGCTCTGCAGCGGGGGATTCGACACGGGTAAAAGCGGCGCAACGTTTCTATGTACAGCGGACCCAGGCACCGGCAAGAATCGATTGACCGGCGCTTTCTTCCCCGCGGCAGTTTGTGTGTTAAACGCTCGGGTTCTCCTCGCCATCATATCGTCCTTCTCCGGGTCGGGGAGCACCACgccctcctgctcttcctcgtcctcttcgTCGTCACTACGTGGGGACGGCCGGGCGATGGCTTGGTCCGGTGCCCGCTGCTGGGGAGGCGTTTCCACGGGAACCCGGATGCTCTCCTGCGGCAACTCTCTCACAGGGGACCCTCTTGATATCGAGACACAACGGTTCATGATGAGAAAGGCGAAACGTCTCAGTGACAccccgcactcacacacaccgttcTGTCGCATCAGCGTTTCTTAAACTTTGGCCGGGGACCCGAAATGGCCAAAGTGGTGGCCTGACAACGCATAAACCTGACAATAAGCAACTTAACGCCGATCACACCATTAGATCAGATCAGCGTCTCTTAAACTATGGATTGGGAATAGGTCATTC
Coding sequences:
- the LOC115540066 gene encoding serine/arginine repetitive matrix protein 2 isoform X4, producing the protein MTSPSADSHASINATQNESEPIEASHPEPAFQEAQEWIEAVTGRSFGDMGFRSGLENGILLCELLSAIKPGLVKKINRLPTPIAGLDNLTVFLRGCEELGLNGSQLFDPGDLQDTSIRANLKDADCNRKLKNVLNTVFWLGKAANSCTSYSGPTLNLKEFEELLAQMRMGCEAMGDTGALTVRDSGYDCWDSERSESLSSPCHTRDNSLDSLDSFGSHSQQSPSPDVINRLNSDGRGSDSEAEGKKPDMRRDDMLARRTASSESRAPVPFNQFLPNRTNATAYVPAPRRRAHGEEGEQRSQHSPVLAEGDSMASSGPRSKPLKTVTWARGDSVNEVDEEPTQQGPDLTQGDQDCSQEDQECTQEDQECTQEDQDCTQEGRDVSREVLEQKRLQRLQKAGIKVLPAAVRYSRVQEPSEEEEGHKDRGPSPDIILRRDNDFLSNRKATWDASSSSDGEGEEEARRKVPDVRKDDLASRRAPRAALAPRVHQFLPAPVCSSRDRERWEGIRRASQQALQEKEPSERAAAVSDIITRKDNPFLNANPRAGEGEDEEDEEQGGMGGVKAVPNKVKDDLARRRALAKPRPHREGPMSFGSASMSQADKQKWERLRMAEPSDPGPAPVCGACQGSQVDGPPIGSAKAGRSRSKVVTFGGVTEIMQPREGEQSDMLRRLLAKATIAMPTIDLASRLREEERSQVNGSDPMLTPPPTPSDLRPWTPEATPTAAETDARFAQYAKAAQEEDEEEEEEERMPNLQKDDMLARRTGAFSRRAAPYNHFLPLPASKRGTQGEVQTDAAPRGRKAVRAEWERRADPRGSPVRELPQESIRVPVETPPQQRAPDQAIARPSPRSDDEEDEEEQEGVVLPDPEKDDMMARRTRAFNTQTAAGKKAPVNRFLPVPGSAVHRNVAPLLPVSNPPLQSRLKTAEKRNRDSRMAAESVEDPIIPPQKAPGRLPTRAGGEEEEREKEGEEKKERRRERDATLPNASAPLARQTATPPAGPPAGAPQGVGSPGGRQSSEGEAGVTEVEEVKRGAVEMRSNGGEPRGPQWMEEDDLPPMMMSRRVAYRSDDKESMSMGDMPTEEEAMGSVPPLNQSRFERTHETLHNFEEEDDGWQDNLARWKNRRRSASQELIKKEEERKRIEKRMKENGVESGKRKSIKTYKEIVEEKEKREIDLCESYRRAQTPEEAAMVLQRYALRFTISDATLDSLKLPRSTSPNTTPADPDQKDREPHPPPQSTHPPSETPEPPHLRPDPARMTEQHPTPQENEGEEGVPEARSSPTPPGSSTGHVGRPRPSLPPRPAPSELRPHQPPQGEPRGTPHTPPGTGEAQPGQTKGFRPQPAREDLESAKTVRVHHVSPTPYPPSKPVPLLTAKPYCLPGSSHSARKSVLLDGLVRVNGNVKEESKLSSTPASSTSTLMENPASSVSPPHSTEEKKEDTASFSPPQSPKQEKEEPASVSPPPSTEEKKEPAPSSTPLSSQEEKKEPVSSFSPPHSPKPAVQKPATFSPPQSPHKEKEVAASSFSPPQSPEQEKQDTVSSFSPPQSPEQDRQDTVSSFSPPLSPKREKEEPVPSFSPPLSPKQEKEEPVPSFSPPLSPKQEKEEPVPSFSPPLSPKREGEKPATFSPPLSPHKEKEDPASEQTAADSQRTASDQPTTESRGSHSGSAMSALIGGRNCIITTTIVTELTQTVVETIAMETDTDGSVNGTTERFDSSTEEREPAPAALPLPSSLPLTPLSPFTPLSPLSPLSSLSPISPLPTNGQMYSPTISEGIQESSSTEQYQKEQEKLKGEWERAQKEVEEEERRHNEEERRILDETATPLNPSGLAKPPRPAPEEEGSRPAQPNHQTLGRAAHAEPHIQRPTTTNEDQHKSKLHFFQESSQDSEASRKHDLWKTSSLDRNTQLLQSNTVKRSGSDNTVAGSQQPPSSSSQPPSPSRCVSGKRLCSGCSQPLGKGAAMIIDTMGLFFHLPCFKCGVCSGQMGDTSTGTDVRIRNGHLTCNECYIATRGGGQPTTL
- the LOC115540066 gene encoding serine/arginine repetitive matrix protein 2 isoform X1 encodes the protein MTSPSADSHASINATQNESEPIEASHPEPAFQEAQEWIEAVTGRSFGDMGFRSGLENGILLCELLSAIKPGLVKKINRLPTPIAGLDNLTVFLRGCEELGLNGSQLFDPGDLQDTSIRANLKDADCNRKLKNVLNTVFWLGKAANSCTSYSGPTLNLKEFEELLAQMRMGCEAMGDTGALTVRDSGYDCWDSERSESLSSPCHTRDNSLDSLDSFGSHSQQSPSPDVINRLNSDGRGSDSEAEGKKPDMRRDDMLARRTASSESRAPVPFNQFLPNRTNATAYVPAPRRRAHGEEGEQRSQHSPVLAEGDSMASSGPRSKPLKTVTWARGDSVNEVDEEPTQQGPDLTQGDQDCSQEDQECTQEDQECTQEDQDCTQEGRDVSREVLEQKRLQRLQKAGIKVLPAAVRYSRVQEPSEEEEGHKDRGPSPDIILRRDNDFLSNRKATWDASSSSDGEGEEEARRKVPDVRKDDLASRRAPRAALAPRVHQFLPAPVCSSRDRERWEGIRRASQQALQEKEPSERAAAVSDIITRKDNPFLNANPRAGEGEDEEDEEQGGMGGVKAVPNKVKDDLARRRALAKPRPHREGPMSFGSASMSQADKQKWERLRMAEPSDPGPAPVCGACQGSQVDGPPIGSAKAGRSRSKVVTFGGVTEIMQPREGEQSDMLRRLLAKATIAMPTIDLASRLREEERSQVNGSDPMLTPPPTPSDLRPWTPEATPTAAETDARFAQYAKAAQEEDEEEEEEERMPNLQKDDMLARRTGAFSRRAAPYNHFLPLPASKRGTQGEVQTDAAPRGRKAVRAEWERRADPRGSPVRELPQESIRVPVETPPQQRAPDQAIARPSPRSDDEEDEEEQEGVVLPDPEKDDMMARRTRAFNTQTAAGKKAPVNRFLPVPGSAVHRNVAPLLPVSNPPLQSRLKTAEKRNRDSRMAAESVEDPIIPPQKAPGRLPTRAGGEEEEREKEGEEKKERRRERDATLPNASAPLARQTATPPAGPPAGAPQGVGSPGGRQSSEGEAGVTEVEEVKRGAVEMRSNGGEPRGPQWMEEDDLPPMMMSRRVAYRSDDKESMSMGDMPTEEEAMGSVPPLNQSRFERTHETLHNFEEEDDGWQDNLARWKNRRRSASQELIKKEEERKRIEKRMKENGVESGKRKSIKTYKEIVEEKEKREIDLCESYRRAQTPEEAAMVLQRYALRFTISDATLDSLKLPRSTSPNTTPADPDQKDREPHPPPQSTHPPSETPEPPHLRPDPARMTEQHPTPQENEGEEGVPEARSSPTPPGSSTGHVGRPRPSLPPRPAPSELRPHQPPQGEPRGTPHTPPGTGEAQPGQTKGFRPQPAREDLESAKTVRVHHVSPTPYPPSKPVPLLTAKPYCLPGSSHSARKSVLLDGLVRVNGNVKEESKLSSTPASSTSTLMENPASSVSPPHSTEEKKEDTASFSPPQSPKQEKEEPASVSPPPSTEEKKEPAPSSTPLSSQEEKKEPVSSFSPPHSPKPAVQKPATFSPPQSPHKEKEVAASSFSPPQSPEQEKQDTVSSFSPPQSPEQDRQDTVSSFSPPLSPKREKEEPVPSFSPPLSPKQEKEEPVPSFSPPLSPKQEKEEPVPSFSPPLSPKREGEKPATFSPPLSPHKEKEDPASEQTAADSQRTASDQPTTESRGSHSGSAMSALIGGRNCIITTTIVTELTQTVVETIAMETDTDGSVNGTTERFDSSTEEREPAPAALPLPSSLPLTPLSPFTPLSPLSPLSSLSPISPLPTNGQMYSPTISEGIQESSSTIETPMLNLAKRVNHWVWDPNEERKRQERWQREQERLLQEQYQKEQEKLKGEWERAQKEVEEEERRHNEEERRILDETATPLNPSGLAKPPRPAPEEEGSRPAQPNHQTLGRAAHAEPHIQRPTTTNEDQHKSKLHFFQESSQDSEASRKHDLWKTSSLDRNTQLLQSNTVKRSGSDNTVAGSQQPPSSSSQPPSPSRCVSGKRLCSGCSQPLGKGAAMIIDTMGLFFHLPCFKCGVCSGQMGDTSTGTDVRIRNGHLTCNECYIATRGGGQPTTL
- the LOC115540066 gene encoding serine/arginine repetitive matrix protein 2 isoform X6, giving the protein MSQYQGCEAMGDTGALTVRDSGYDCWDSERSESLSSPCHTRDNSLDSLDSFGSHSQQSPSPDVINRLNSDGRGSDSEAEGKKPDMRRDDMLARRTASSESRAPVPFNQFLPNRTNATAYVPAPRRRAHGEEGEQRSQHSPVLAEGDSMASSGPRSKPLKTVTWARGDSVNEVDEEPTQQGPDLTQGDQDCSQEDQECTQEDQECTQEDQDCTQEGRDVSREVLEQKRLQRLQKAGIKVLPAAVRYSRVQEPSEEEEGHKDRGPSPDIILRRDNDFLSNRKATWDASSSSDGEGEEEARRKVPDVRKDDLASRRAPRAALAPRVHQFLPAPVCSSRDRERWEGIRRASQQALQEKEPSERAAAVSDIITRKDNPFLNANPRAGEGEDEEDEEQGGMGGVKAVPNKVKDDLARRRALAKPRPHREGPMSFGSASMSQADKQKWERLRMAEPSDPGPAPVCGACQGSQVDGPPIGSAKAGRSRSKVVTFGGVTEIMQPREGEQSDMLRRLLAKATIAMPTIDLASRLREEERSQVNGSDPMLTPPPTPSDLRPWTPEATPTAAETDARFAQYAKAAQEEDEEEEEEERMPNLQKDDMLARRTGAFSRRAAPYNHFLPLPASKRGTQGEVQTDAAPRGRKAVRAEWERRADPRGSPVRELPQESIRVPVETPPQQRAPDQAIARPSPRSDDEEDEEEQEGVVLPDPEKDDMMARRTRAFNTQTAAGKKAPVNRFLPVPGSAVHRNVAPLLPVSNPPLQSRLKTAEKRNRDSRMAAESVEDPIIPPQKAPGRLPTRAGGEEEEREKEGEEKKERRRERDATLPNASAPLARQTATPPAGPPAGAPQGVGSPGGRQSSEGEAGVTEVEEVKRGAVEMRSNGGEPRGPQWMEEDDLPPMMMSRRVAYRSDDKESMSMGDMPTEEEAMGSVPPLNQSRFERTHETLHNFEEEDDGWQDNLARWKNRRRSASQELIKKEEERKRIEKRMKENGVESGKRKSIKTYKEIVEEKEKREIDLCESYRRAQTPEEAAMVLQRYALRFTISDATLDSLKLPRSTSPNTTPADPDQKDREPHPPPQSTHPPSETPEPPHLRPDPARMTEQHPTPQENEGEEGVPEARSSPTPPGSSTGHVGRPRPSLPPRPAPSELRPHQPPQGEPRGTPHTPPGTGEAQPGQTKGFRPQPAREDLESAKTVRVHHVSPTPYPPSKPVPLLTAKPYCLPGSSHSARKSVLLDGLVRVNGNVKEESKLSSTPASSTSTLMENPASSVSPPHSTEEKKEDTASFSPPQSPKQEKEEPASVSPPPSTEEKKEPAPSSTPLSSQEEKKEPVSSFSPPHSPKPAVQKPATFSPPQSPHKEKEVAASSFSPPQSPEQEKQDTVSSFSPPQSPEQDRQDTVSSFSPPLSPKREKEEPVPSFSPPLSPKQEKEEPVPSFSPPLSPKQEKEEPVPSFSPPLSPKREGEKPATFSPPLSPHKEKEDPASEQTAADSQRTASDQPTTESRGSHSGSAMSALIGGRNCIITTTIVTELTQTVVETIAMETDTDGSVNGTTERFDSSTEEREPAPAALPLPSSLPLTPLSPFTPLSPLSPLSSLSPISPLPTNGQMYSPTISEGIQESSSTIETPMLNLAKRVNHWVWDPNEERKRQERWQREQERLLQEQYQKEQEKLKGEWERAQKEVEEEERRHNEEERRILDETATPLNPSGLAKPPRPAPEEEGSRPAQPNHQTLGRAAHAEPHIQRPTTTNEDQHKSKLHFFQESSQDSEASRKHDLWKTSSLDRNTQLLQSNTVKRSGSDNTVAGSQQPPSSSSQPPSPSRCVSGKRLCSGCSQPLGKGAAMIIDTMGLFFHLPCFKCGVCSGQMGDTSTGTDVRIRNGHLTCNECYIATRGGGQPTTL